In Malus sylvestris chromosome 15, drMalSylv7.2, whole genome shotgun sequence, a single genomic region encodes these proteins:
- the LOC126603666 gene encoding F-box/kelch-repeat protein At1g22040-like → MGAILSLNHSRTRVSEPSQDLLSASCKRMKLSPSFYDENPRLIPCIPDEISIQILARIPRIHYLKLKSVSRTWKATITSPELFSLRKELGTTEEWLYMLTKVQSDKLVWCALDPLARKWQRLPSMPNVTPEEESRKGLTGQRMWNMAGSSIRIADVIMGWLGRKDSLDRMPFCGCSIGAIDGCLYVLGGFSRASALRCTWRYNPVKNTWSESSPMSIGRAYCKTGILNDKLYVVGGVTRGHGGLTPLQSAEVFDPKTGVWSQLPSMPFTKAQVLPTAFLADLLKPIATGMTSYRGRLFVPQSLYCWPFFVDVGGEVYDPEANSWVEMPTGMGEGWPARQAGTKMSVTVDGELYALDPSSSLDSAKIKVYDYQADAWKVVAEDVPIRDFTESESPYLLAGLLGKLHVITRDANNNIAVLQASVPDHFASISVASSSSRNDPHEDVERPAELERDPSKVIATRSARAAELVSCLVLDV, encoded by the coding sequence ATGGGGGCTATATTGAGCTTGAATCATTCCAGGACTAGGGTCAGTGAACCTTCTCAAGATTTGCTGAGTGCATCATGCAAGAGGATGAAGTTGTCTCCAAGCTTTTATGACGAAAACCCAAGATTGATTCCCTGCATTCCTGACGAGATATCTATTCAGATTCTTGCCAGAATTCCTAGGATCCACTATTTGAAGCTCAAGTCTGTTTCACGGACCTGGAAAGCCACCATTACGAGTCCTGAACTTTTTTCTTTGAGAAAAGAACTAGGAACAACGGAGGAATGGCTCTACATGTTAACAAAGGTCCAAAGTGATAAGCTCGTATGGTGTGCTCTGGATCCTCTGGCCAGAAAATGGCAAAGGTTGCCATCTATGCCTAATGTTACTCCGGAAGAAGAATCTAGGAAGGGTTTAACTGGCCAGAGAATGTGGAACATGGCAGGCTCTAGTATCAGAATTGCAGATGTCATCATGGGTTGGCTTGGGAGGAAGGATTCACTGGATCGAATGCCTTTTTGTGGTTGCTCTATTGGGGCTATTGATGGCTGCCTCTATGTGCTAGGGGGATTTTCAAGGGCTTCGGCTTTGAGATGCACATGGCGGTACAATCCAGTTAAAAATACTTGGAGTGAATCAAGTCCAATGTCTATTGGTAGAGCTTATTGTAAGACCGGCATCTTAAACGATAAGCTTTATGTTGTTGGAGGTGTTACAAGGGGTCACGGTGGATTGACCCCTCTTCAATCAGCTGAAGTATTTGATCCAAAAACAGGTGTGTGGTCCCAATTACCAAGCATGCCTTTTACGAAAGCTCAGGTGTTACCAACTGCATTTTTGGCTGACCTGCTGAAGCCTATTGCAACCGGAATGACTTCATACAGGGGAAGGTTGTTCGTTCCACAGAGTTTGTACTGCTGGCCATTTTTTGTTGACGTTGGAGGAGAGGTTTATGATCCAGAGGCAAATTCATGGGTTGAAATGCCAACTGGCATGGGAGAGGGTTGGCCTGCAAGGCAGGCAGGGACAAAAATGAGTGTCACAGTTGATGGCGAATTGTATGCATTGGATCCTTCTAGTTCTCTTGACAGTGCAAAGATCAAGGTATACGATTACCAAGCTGATGCCTGGAAAGTTGTTGCAGAAGATGTTCCAATTCGTGACTTCACTGAATCAGAGTCTCCCTATTTGCTTGCTGGTTTGCTGGGGAAGCTTCATGTGATCACAAGGGATGCAAATAACAACATTGCTGTTCTGCAGGCTTCTGTGCCGGACCATTTTGCATCGATCTCAGTAGCTTCATCCTCATCACGCAATGACCCCCATGAAGATGTTGAACGACCAGCAGAATTAGAACGAGATCCTTCGAAAGTAATTGCCACAAGGAGTGCACGGGCTGCTGAACTGGTTAGCTGTCTAGTCCTTGATGTTTGA
- the LOC126603667 gene encoding aminotransferase ALD1, chloroplastic-like isoform X2 produces MYKFPTSFSSMSHALTLQPVMIIQAFSFKNEKDRLFGCRTKVARNANMEKLRNGYLFPEISRLELEHIEKYPNAKLISLGIGDTTEPVPEIIASSMANYAHALSTADGYSGYGPEQGNKALREAIVKAFYKDLQIKDTEVFVSDGAQCDITRLQLLLGSEVTIAVQDPSFPAYIDSSVIIGQAGDEGGSGRYGSIEYMKCGPENNFFPDLATTSRTDVIFFCSPNNPTGHAATREQLELLVKFARDNGSIIIFDSAYSSYVQDDNCPRSIFEISGSRQVAIEISSFSKFAGFTGVRLGWTVVPDELLYLNGFPVIHDFNRIVSTCFNGASNVAQAGGLACLSSQGFKAVNSLVDYYMENANILGEALSSVGLQVFGSANAPYIWVHFPGSNSWDVCKDILEKTHIITVPGSGFGPSGEEFLRISAFGHRECILEAAARLKTLFL; encoded by the exons GTTGTCGTACGAAGGTAGCTCGCAATGCAAACATGGAGAAATTGCGGAATGGCTACCTGTTTCCTGAG ATTTCAAGGCTGGAGCTTGAACACATTGAGAAGTACCCGAATGCAAAGTTGATAAGCCTCGGAATCGGCGACACAACAGAACCAGTACCAGAAATCATCGCCTCAAGCATGGCTAAT TATGCACATGCCCTTTCGACCGCTGACGGTTATTCAGGGTACGGACCTGAACAAGGCAATAAG GCATTGCGGGAGGCAATTGTAAAAGCATTCTATAAAGATCTGCAGATAAAAGACACAGAAGTTTTCGTATCAGATGGTGCGCAGTGTGACATTACTCGGCTTCAG TTGTTGCTGGGCTCCGAAGTGACCATAGCTGTGCAGGATCCATCATTTCCG GCTTACATCGACTCAAGTGTGATTATCGGTCAAGCTGGAGACGAAGGTGGGAGTGGAAGGTATGGGAGCATTGAGTACATGAAGTGTGGACCCGAAAATAACTTCTTTCCCGACTTGGCAACCACTTCAAGAACAGATGTTATCTTCTTCTGCTCTCCAAACAACCCCACTGGTCATGCAGCAACTAGGGAGCAATTAGAGCTTCTTGTCAAGTTTGCCAGGGACAATGGATCCATTATCATCTTCGACTCTGCTTATTCATCTTATGTACAAGACGATAACTGCCCTCGTTCCATCTTTGAAATTTCCGGCTCTAGACAGGTTGCGATCGAAATATCATCATTCTCCAAGTTTGCTGGCTTCACTGGTGTCCGTCTAGGCTGGACAGTTGTGCCTGACGAGCTCTTATACTTGAATGGATTTCCTGTTATACACGACTTCAATCGCATTGTCAGCACTTGCTTCAATGGGGCGTCCAATGTTGCTCAAGCTGGTGGACTCGCCTGTCTTTCCTCGCAAGGCTTCAAG GCTGTGAATTCCCTGGTTGACTACTACATGGAGAATGCAAATATACTGGGTGAGGCATTGTCTTCTGTTGGTTTACAAGTATTCGGCAGTGCAAATGCTCCCTACATTTGGGTGCACTTTCCAGGCTCAAATTCTTGGGATGTATGCAAAGACATTCTTGAGAAAACACACATAATTACAGTTCCAGGATCTGGATTTGGTCCGTCGGGTGAAGAGTTCCTGAGAATTAGTGCTTTTGGCCACCGAGAGTGTATACTAGAGGCCGCAGCTAGGCTTAAAACCCTATTTCTATAG
- the LOC126603667 gene encoding aminotransferase ALD1, chloroplastic-like isoform X1, translating into MYKFPTSFSSMSHAMTLQPVMIIQAFSFKNEKDRLFGCRTKVARNANMEKLRNGYLFPEISRLELEHIEKYPNAKLISLGIGDTTEPVPEIIASSMANYAHALSTADGYSGYGPEQGNKALREAIVKAFYKDLQIKDTEVFVSDGAQCDITRLQLLLGSEVTIAVQDPSFPAYIDSSVIIGQAGDEGGSGRYGSIEYMKCGPENNFFPDLATTSRTDVIFFCSPNNPTGHAATREQLELLVKFARDNGSIIIFDSAYSSYVQDDNCPRSIFEISGSRQVAIEISSFSKFAGFTGVRLGWTVVPDELLYLNGFPVIHDFNRIVSTCFNGASNVAQAGGLACLSSQGFKAVNSLVDYYMENANILGEALSSVGLQVFGSANAPYIWVHFPGSNSWDVCKDILEKTHIITVPGSGFGPSGEEFLRISAFGHRECILEAAARLKTLFL; encoded by the exons atgtaCAAGTTTCCTACAAGTTTTTCATCAATGTCCCATGCCATGACATTGCAGCCTGTGATGATAATTCAGGCCTTCAG CTTCAAGAACGAAAAGGACCGATTGTTTG GTTGTCGTACGAAGGTAGCTCGCAATGCAAACATGGAGAAATTGCGGAATGGCTACCTGTTTCCTGAG ATTTCAAGGCTGGAGCTTGAACACATTGAGAAGTACCCGAATGCAAAGTTGATAAGCCTCGGAATCGGCGACACAACAGAACCAGTACCAGAAATCATCGCCTCAAGCATGGCTAAT TATGCACATGCCCTTTCGACCGCTGACGGTTATTCAGGGTACGGACCTGAACAAGGCAATAAG GCATTGCGGGAGGCAATTGTAAAAGCATTCTATAAAGATCTGCAGATAAAAGACACAGAAGTTTTCGTATCAGATGGTGCGCAGTGTGACATTACTCGGCTTCAG TTGTTGCTGGGCTCCGAAGTGACCATAGCTGTGCAGGATCCATCATTTCCG GCTTACATCGACTCAAGTGTGATTATCGGTCAAGCTGGAGACGAAGGTGGGAGTGGAAGGTATGGGAGCATTGAGTACATGAAGTGTGGACCCGAAAATAACTTCTTTCCCGACTTGGCAACCACTTCAAGAACAGATGTTATCTTCTTCTGCTCTCCAAACAACCCCACTGGTCATGCAGCAACTAGGGAGCAATTAGAGCTTCTTGTCAAGTTTGCCAGGGACAATGGATCCATTATCATCTTCGACTCTGCTTATTCATCTTATGTACAAGACGATAACTGCCCTCGTTCCATCTTTGAAATTTCCGGCTCTAGACAGGTTGCGATCGAAATATCATCATTCTCCAAGTTTGCTGGCTTCACTGGTGTCCGTCTAGGCTGGACAGTTGTGCCTGACGAGCTCTTATACTTGAATGGATTTCCTGTTATACACGACTTCAATCGCATTGTCAGCACTTGCTTCAATGGGGCGTCCAATGTTGCTCAAGCTGGTGGACTCGCCTGTCTTTCCTCGCAAGGCTTCAAG GCTGTGAATTCCCTGGTTGACTACTACATGGAGAATGCAAATATACTGGGTGAGGCATTGTCTTCTGTTGGTTTACAAGTATTCGGCAGTGCAAATGCTCCCTACATTTGGGTGCACTTTCCAGGCTCAAATTCTTGGGATGTATGCAAAGACATTCTTGAGAAAACACACATAATTACAGTTCCAGGATCTGGATTTGGTCCGTCGGGTGAAGAGTTCCTGAGAATTAGTGCTTTTGGCCACCGAGAGTGTATACTAGAGGCCGCAGCTAGGCTTAAAACCCTATTTCTATAG